The Gammaproteobacteria bacterium genome contains a region encoding:
- a CDS encoding glycosyltransferase, whose product MKKKNCSLPKIIICHREITILSTIGQDILGMYKLLSLMRFHVVIAGEKIDSEISDIYQTQLTKNMSFNDYDILIYHHHDSWSHGHNILNHFTGSIIVKYHGHIPAYFFESYSYVLENQAEQNVEQIHAMARSLPVNLWLTNSEFTKQELLKQKLCDSKVCVVPLFNKIQVKSRKMLQQGQIKRILFAGDFSPQSGHKNLINIIHEFTKRFDEEIELLLVGPLDPELHGYFAEITRTAHNLKIENNVKFVTNVSSNDLDDFYELADLFLCMSEGESFNLAILRAQSCGLPVITTKNGALSEIMGDLPVWPLPINDHYIFYATLINEVLGNSKYYRTLTQCGINNVSNQFLNHHIERKFVKAIYPVLKEYI is encoded by the coding sequence ATGAAAAAGAAAAATTGTTCCTTACCCAAAATTATCATTTGTCATCGTGAAATTACAATCCTAAGCACTATCGGACAAGATATTCTCGGTATGTATAAACTGTTGTCCCTCATGAGATTTCATGTTGTCATCGCAGGAGAAAAAATTGACTCAGAAATAAGCGATATCTATCAAACTCAATTAACAAAAAATATGTCTTTTAATGACTATGATATATTGATTTATCATCACCACGACTCTTGGTCACATGGCCACAATATACTCAATCATTTCACAGGCTCTATTATAGTTAAATATCATGGGCACATCCCCGCCTACTTTTTTGAATCGTATTCCTATGTTCTGGAAAATCAGGCGGAACAAAATGTCGAACAAATTCATGCCATGGCGCGTTCTTTACCGGTTAATCTATGGCTTACCAATTCTGAATTTACCAAGCAAGAGTTATTAAAGCAAAAATTGTGCGATAGCAAGGTTTGTGTCGTGCCACTATTTAATAAAATTCAAGTGAAGTCGCGAAAAATGTTGCAACAGGGTCAGATTAAAAGAATCCTCTTTGCAGGAGATTTCTCGCCTCAGAGTGGCCATAAAAACTTAATTAATATAATACACGAATTTACCAAACGATTTGATGAAGAGATAGAATTACTTCTTGTCGGTCCGCTTGACCCTGAATTACACGGCTATTTTGCTGAAATAACTCGAACTGCCCATAATCTCAAGATAGAAAATAATGTAAAGTTTGTTACCAATGTCTCATCAAATGATTTAGACGACTTTTATGAACTAGCGGATTTATTTCTCTGCATGAGCGAGGGTGAATCATTTAACTTAGCCATCCTTCGAGCACAAAGTTGTGGGCTTCCCGTTATTACCACAAAAAATGGCGCCTTATCTGAAATTATGGGTGACTTACCAGTGTGGCCATTGCCAATAAACGATCACTATATTTTCTATGCAACACTTATTAATGAAGTGTTAGGCAATAGCAAATATTATAGAACGCTTACACAGTGTGGTATTAACAACGTTTCCAATCAATTTCTTAATCATCATATTGAAAGAAAGTTTGTTAAGGCAATTTACCCTGTTCTTAAGGAATACATATGA
- a CDS encoding glycosyltransferase family 4 protein, producing the protein MKVAIVTVQVPFIRGGAELLAEACKQAMQERNINAEIVTIPFKWYPPEAILDHIKIARLMDLSEVNGEKIDQIICLKFPAYYCQHQHKNLWLLHQHRQAYDLYNTPYGDLNLTKIGRKVAKKIKCLDSELLPEHRNIYTISGHIANKLKTNNNLPTNEVLYPPPMNADRFKCEQYENFVIYPSRFSNIKRQELVVKAMQWVPHKLKLILIGCNQNAYGLYIKKLIDELNLNDKIILRDFVTEDEKIDLYSRCLAVYNGIYDEDYGYVTIEAFLSSKPVITHHDSGGPLEFVIDKQNGFIVDPCAPAIAEVLNQLLADKQLACDYGKQGYESLKEKNISWDYTIEKLLS; encoded by the coding sequence ATGAAGGTAGCGATTGTTACAGTTCAAGTTCCCTTTATAAGGGGAGGCGCCGAACTTCTGGCCGAGGCGTGCAAGCAAGCAATGCAAGAACGTAACATTAATGCTGAAATTGTTACTATTCCGTTTAAATGGTACCCCCCGGAAGCAATACTTGATCATATTAAAATTGCCAGGTTGATGGATTTATCAGAGGTTAATGGAGAAAAAATTGATCAGATAATTTGTCTCAAATTTCCTGCCTACTACTGTCAACATCAACATAAAAATTTGTGGCTGTTACACCAACATAGACAAGCCTATGATTTATATAATACGCCTTATGGCGATCTAAATTTAACTAAAATTGGTAGGAAGGTGGCAAAAAAAATCAAATGTTTGGATAGTGAACTTCTACCTGAGCACCGCAATATCTATACTATTTCGGGACATATCGCGAACAAATTAAAAACCAATAATAATCTACCTACGAACGAAGTTCTCTACCCTCCGCCTATGAATGCAGATCGATTTAAATGTGAACAATATGAAAACTTTGTCATTTATCCCAGTCGTTTCTCTAATATAAAAAGGCAAGAGCTCGTTGTTAAAGCAATGCAATGGGTACCCCACAAATTAAAATTAATCTTAATTGGCTGTAATCAAAATGCCTATGGTCTTTATATCAAAAAACTAATCGATGAACTTAATTTAAATGATAAAATTATACTCAGAGATTTTGTGACGGAAGATGAAAAAATAGACCTCTATTCCCGCTGTCTTGCTGTGTATAACGGCATTTATGATGAAGACTATGGTTATGTCACGATTGAAGCATTTTTATCATCCAAGCCTGTCATCACCCATCATGATTCGGGCGGTCCATTAGAATTTGTTATCGACAAACAAAATGGGTTTATCGTGGACCCATGTGCACCTGCTATCGCTGAAGTCCTCAACCAATTATTAGCCGATAAGCAATTAGCCTGCGACTACGGCAAGCAAGGCTACGAATCCTTAAAAGAAAAAAATATATCCTGGGATTATACAATAGAGAAATTATTATCATGA
- a CDS encoding glycosyltransferase, translating to MKIAMFSPLPPKETGIALYTENILHALIDKVNITLFDTHLTSNNFLGRKVYNYAVDKSPIATLNQYDLIVYHIGNNAPFHLPIYQTLCQYPGVVVLHDAVIYYLIAAQDNYEVIRDFSINYGFSRVRELDEIRTQCHNDNLVTYPYPERYPLLKTVLNNAQAIIVHSETTKNLVIAQGYKNKIYVIPLLIYRDALRCQSNLQRHGKYRKKFNLNNELIIGSFGFIGPTKRLDTVLTVLEIIKSCLNFKFLIVGTGLTQELQAKINHYHLHEHVIFTGYQSSNEDFFDLMDLCDIVINLRYPSMGETSSIVIQAMFLGKSCVVTNYGWFAELPDAAVAKISYDASETEVLFSTLTMLGNNKLNRQIMGDNARNYVLENCHPDQVANKYLAVFSDNTKTSASD from the coding sequence ATGAAGATCGCTATGTTTTCTCCCCTGCCCCCCAAAGAAACTGGCATTGCGTTATACACTGAAAACATACTCCATGCCTTGATAGATAAGGTAAACATAACCCTTTTCGATACACATTTAACTTCAAATAATTTTTTAGGTAGGAAAGTTTATAATTATGCGGTAGATAAAAGCCCTATTGCCACATTGAATCAGTACGATCTCATCGTTTACCACATAGGAAATAACGCGCCCTTTCATCTTCCTATTTATCAAACACTTTGCCAATATCCCGGCGTTGTTGTCTTACATGATGCAGTAATCTACTATTTAATTGCGGCTCAAGATAATTATGAGGTAATCAGAGATTTCAGTATTAATTATGGCTTTTCCAGAGTTCGTGAGCTTGATGAGATTAGGACTCAATGCCATAACGATAATTTAGTAACCTATCCATACCCCGAACGTTATCCTCTACTTAAAACAGTGCTTAATAATGCGCAAGCAATTATTGTTCATAGTGAGACTACTAAAAATTTAGTTATTGCTCAGGGCTATAAAAACAAAATATATGTTATTCCCCTTTTGATATATCGAGATGCGCTGCGATGTCAATCGAATCTCCAGCGACATGGCAAATATCGCAAAAAGTTTAACCTAAATAATGAACTCATTATTGGCTCTTTTGGATTTATAGGACCCACTAAAAGATTAGACACGGTGTTGACTGTCTTAGAAATAATTAAATCCTGCCTTAATTTTAAGTTCTTAATTGTTGGCACAGGTTTAACTCAAGAATTACAAGCCAAAATAAATCATTATCATTTGCATGAGCATGTTATTTTTACAGGCTATCAATCATCCAATGAAGATTTTTTTGATTTAATGGATCTCTGCGATATTGTGATTAATCTACGCTATCCAAGTATGGGCGAAACATCTTCTATAGTCATTCAAGCAATGTTCTTAGGTAAGTCTTGTGTCGTTACCAACTATGGATGGTTTGCAGAATTACCCGATGCAGCCGTGGCAAAGATTTCTTATGATGCGTCAGAAACCGAGGTTCTGTTTAGTACCCTCACTATGCTGGGTAACAACAAGTTAAACCGACAGATCATGGGCGATAATGCTCGAAATTATGTACTTGAAAATTGCCATCCTGATCAAGTTGCTAATAAGTATTTAGCCGTTTTTTCAGATAATACTAAAACCTCTGCTAGTGACTAA
- a CDS encoding thioredoxin domain-containing protein, translating to MKMLKVPVSEKDHFQGSFEAPITLVEYGDYECPYCAKANFIVTQVLEHFGEGICYVFRHFPLTQIRPQAELAAETAEFAASHEYFWEMHNLLFKNQNRLSPEVMFELVATLELPGSKYEGDMRNNVYLPRIKEMFMGGVRSGVNSTPTFFINGARYNESYDYEELVKALEKSS from the coding sequence GTGAAAATGTTAAAGGTTCCAGTCTCTGAAAAAGACCATTTTCAAGGAAGCTTCGAAGCACCTATTACTTTAGTTGAATACGGCGATTATGAATGCCCTTATTGTGCCAAAGCGAACTTCATTGTTACCCAAGTCTTAGAACATTTTGGTGAGGGTATTTGTTATGTTTTCAGACATTTTCCGTTAACTCAAATACGCCCCCAGGCAGAACTTGCGGCAGAGACTGCTGAATTTGCGGCTAGTCATGAGTATTTTTGGGAAATGCATAACCTCCTCTTTAAAAACCAAAATCGTTTAAGTCCGGAGGTCATGTTTGAACTGGTGGCCACTTTAGAACTCCCAGGGTCTAAATACGAAGGGGATATGCGAAATAACGTCTATTTACCCCGAATTAAAGAAATGTTCATGGGAGGTGTCCGGAGCGGTGTCAACAGTACCCCCACGTTTTTTATTAACGGGGCTCGATATAATGAATCCTATGACTATGAAGAATTGGTAAAGGCCCTCGAAAAATCCTCGTAG
- a CDS encoding LptF/LptG family permease gives MILYKYFLKNLITYLFFILCVFTVIFLSVSYFHFVGEAALAKINPNDIAKIMVTEIPVLLQPILPLGFFLTILLVLRKMYATNEILTMYASGMSAIKLFLPIITLCVILVFFSSYIELYIFPIANTKRIHLFEDSIHKVAFDKVFPKQFNELAPDRIMYIDKKITQPKKLEGIFFSYLMPDKQNALSYDVIVAKSLEEQVLPDKSKFLVFTDGVRYTAKLSNLQSLMIKFNKFGVRLSTPSYKLEDWPGCMKTLELYFLSKVNRFAAAELHWRFSIPLSIINLTFFALALNKGRIQSYQKPISTFYPLLIYLIYVNVLLGGVSLIKTGLLNKNVGLWAVHGAMFLFGIISMRYRPE, from the coding sequence ATGATTTTGTATAAATATTTTCTTAAAAATTTAATTACGTATCTTTTTTTTATTCTCTGTGTGTTTACAGTTATTTTTTTGTCGGTTAGTTATTTCCATTTTGTCGGAGAGGCAGCCTTAGCGAAAATCAATCCCAATGATATTGCAAAAATCATGGTGACAGAGATACCGGTCCTGCTACAACCTATTTTACCACTGGGCTTTTTTTTGACGATATTATTGGTGCTGCGAAAAATGTATGCCACTAATGAGATTTTAACAATGTATGCCTCAGGGATGAGTGCGATAAAATTATTTTTGCCTATCATCACTTTGTGTGTGATTTTAGTATTTTTTTCTTCCTATATAGAACTCTATATTTTCCCCATTGCTAATACCAAACGTATTCATCTGTTCGAGGACTCTATTCATAAAGTTGCTTTTGATAAAGTGTTTCCTAAACAATTTAACGAGTTAGCGCCTGATCGCATCATGTATATCGATAAGAAAATAACGCAACCTAAAAAGTTGGAAGGCATATTTTTTAGTTATCTTATGCCGGATAAACAAAACGCATTGTCTTATGATGTTATCGTTGCAAAATCGTTGGAGGAACAAGTGTTGCCGGATAAAAGCAAATTTCTTGTTTTTACAGATGGCGTGCGCTATACGGCAAAGCTTAGTAATCTTCAATCATTAATGATCAAATTTAACAAGTTTGGCGTGCGCCTTTCTACGCCAAGTTATAAGCTAGAAGATTGGCCGGGGTGTATGAAAACCCTGGAGTTATATTTTTTGTCAAAAGTAAATCGTTTTGCAGCAGCTGAATTGCATTGGCGTTTTTCAATCCCTCTCTCCATTATCAATCTTACATTTTTTGCCTTAGCTCTGAATAAGGGGCGAATTCAAAGCTATCAAAAACCTATCAGTACGTTTTACCCTCTATTGATTTATCTTATTTATGTAAATGTACTTTTAGGCGGTGTTAGCTTGATCAAAACGGGGCTGCTGAATAAAAATGTTGGCTTATGGGCAGTGCATGGTGCCATGTTTCTATTTGGCATCATATCGATGCGCTACAGACCGGAATGA
- a CDS encoding SDR family NAD(P)-dependent oxidoreductase, translated as MKRALPNTIMITGASGGIGSALAEAYAAPDKILMLTGRNAQRLDAIVNLCQQKGARVYAQAFDITDNGLLAKWLTQMMAVNPIDLVIANAGLSSTLNQQGQLESLHITNEISNVNINSVINTVHPLIEHMLKAKNGQVAIMSSLAALRGLPHSPAYCASKAAIKTYGESLRALFKQDGIYVSVICPGFVKSAMSDKLVGPKPFLITATKAAEIIKNKLEKRRPEIIFPSLLNVGIKILNILPNHFADKLLMKIKTYAQ; from the coding sequence ATGAAGCGCGCCCTCCCTAACACAATAATGATTACAGGCGCGAGTGGCGGGATTGGCTCAGCACTTGCAGAAGCTTACGCTGCCCCCGATAAAATATTAATGCTGACCGGACGCAATGCCCAACGTTTAGACGCAATTGTAAATCTGTGCCAACAAAAAGGTGCAAGAGTTTATGCTCAAGCATTTGATATAACAGACAATGGATTGCTCGCAAAGTGGTTAACTCAGATGATGGCTGTTAACCCAATCGACTTGGTCATTGCAAATGCAGGGCTGTCTTCAACCCTCAACCAACAAGGCCAGTTGGAGTCTTTGCATATAACTAATGAAATCTCTAATGTTAATATCAATTCTGTTATAAACACTGTGCATCCTCTCATCGAACATATGCTCAAAGCTAAAAATGGTCAAGTAGCCATTATGAGTTCATTAGCTGCCTTGAGAGGGCTGCCTCACTCGCCTGCTTATTGTGCCAGTAAAGCGGCTATAAAAACCTATGGCGAATCACTCCGAGCGTTGTTTAAACAAGATGGCATATATGTTTCTGTTATTTGTCCCGGTTTTGTCAAATCTGCGATGAGTGATAAATTGGTGGGACCCAAACCTTTCCTTATCACAGCAACAAAAGCGGCTGAAATAATTAAAAATAAATTAGAAAAACGTCGACCCGAAATAATTTTTCCTTCACTACTTAATGTAGGTATAAAAATTTTAAATATTTTACCCAACCATTTTGCAGATAAATTATTAATGAAAATTAAAACCTATGCACAATAA
- a CDS encoding GNAT family N-acetyltransferase — protein sequence MTISYRMGEPDDAYSIAELLHVASCGLSDFLLNNILPNCDIIDLIALGVTDKTASISFSKTVVAEIDKKIVGIANFYPSVEHKIADIMRTFIPEERINHIADLFCDLLPNSMYIHALAVKPEVMKHNIGYRLLCKVQAFSKLEGFDTINAHVSRQNKVFTSLTHAGFSVHKKIYLAPHLLLPTEMMLLFQSLK from the coding sequence ATGACTATAAGTTATCGCATGGGAGAACCTGATGATGCTTATTCTATCGCTGAACTTTTACATGTAGCTTCGTGTGGCCTTAGCGATTTTTTGTTGAATAATATTTTACCCAATTGCGATATTATTGATTTAATTGCTTTAGGTGTCACTGATAAAACCGCATCCATTTCTTTTTCTAAGACAGTGGTTGCGGAAATAGATAAAAAAATAGTGGGCATAGCCAATTTTTATCCCTCTGTTGAGCATAAGATTGCAGATATTATGAGAACTTTTATTCCAGAGGAGAGGATTAATCATATAGCAGATCTTTTTTGTGACCTTTTGCCCAATAGCATGTATATTCACGCCCTGGCCGTTAAACCCGAAGTGATGAAGCATAATATTGGTTATCGTTTGCTTTGCAAAGTTCAGGCGTTTTCTAAATTAGAAGGCTTTGATACGATTAATGCCCATGTGTCGCGTCAGAATAAAGTCTTTACTTCTCTTACCCACGCCGGTTTTAGCGTCCACAAAAAAATATATCTGGCCCCCCATCTCTTACTGCCCACTGAGATGATGTTATTGTTCCAAAGTCTGAAGTAA
- a CDS encoding aminotransferase class I/II-fold pyridoxal phosphate-dependent enzyme: protein MITKDKSPQSDALEIEELTDGIETVDCSNIPESHYQFNKYSEYIQTTLQKKLFAQANIEIPYFRSLDGVATSFVKFSGKECINFASYNYLNLSGHPLVNEAAKNAIDQYGTSVAASRIVSGQIPLHKQLETSLATMLDTEAALVFVSGHATNVTTIGYLFGPNDLIIYDSLSHNSIVQGTLLSGAKRLHFPHNDYTYLENILSRNRLKYERVLIVTESLFSMDGDIAPLKELIRIKNKYKSFLMIDEAHSIGVLGEKGRGISEFFNIAASEVDIWMGTLSKTLAGCGGYIAGSQALIEQLKYYAPGFIFSVGLSPTLTAASLKALEIMMAEPERVASLQQNSQLFLQLCQDKGLNTGDCAGFGIVPIIVGNSISVIKIANALYEKGIQAQPIIYPAVTKSLARIRFFINCAHSDEQISYTVDTLSKIINTLS from the coding sequence ATGATAACAAAAGATAAGTCACCACAAAGTGATGCGCTTGAAATTGAAGAATTAACTGACGGTATTGAGACGGTCGATTGTTCAAATATTCCTGAGAGCCATTATCAATTCAACAAATATTCTGAATATATTCAAACTACCCTGCAAAAAAAATTGTTCGCTCAAGCAAATATTGAAATTCCTTATTTTCGTTCCTTAGATGGGGTCGCTACCAGTTTTGTTAAATTTTCAGGTAAGGAATGTATCAATTTTGCTTCTTACAACTATCTTAATTTAAGTGGTCACCCATTAGTAAATGAAGCTGCAAAAAATGCGATCGATCAATATGGCACCTCTGTTGCAGCAAGCCGCATTGTTTCGGGTCAAATCCCGCTACACAAACAATTAGAAACTAGTCTGGCAACAATGTTAGACACGGAAGCTGCATTAGTTTTTGTAAGTGGTCATGCCACCAACGTTACAACTATTGGTTATTTGTTTGGTCCGAATGATTTAATTATCTATGATTCGCTTAGTCATAATAGTATCGTTCAAGGAACATTGTTATCAGGAGCAAAACGTTTACATTTTCCTCATAACGATTATACCTACTTGGAGAATATTCTCTCGCGTAATCGACTTAAATATGAACGCGTATTGATTGTTACTGAAAGTCTTTTTAGTATGGATGGGGATATTGCGCCTCTCAAAGAGTTGATCAGAATTAAAAATAAGTACAAATCATTTTTAATGATTGACGAAGCACACTCAATTGGCGTGTTAGGTGAGAAAGGGCGGGGGATAAGCGAATTTTTTAATATAGCGGCAAGTGAAGTTGATATTTGGATGGGAACATTAAGCAAGACTCTTGCAGGATGTGGCGGTTATATTGCTGGCTCTCAAGCGCTCATTGAACAATTAAAATATTATGCGCCAGGTTTTATATTTTCAGTAGGACTTTCACCAACGCTTACTGCTGCAAGTTTAAAAGCACTTGAAATAATGATGGCAGAGCCCGAGCGGGTGGCAAGCCTGCAACAAAATAGCCAGTTATTTCTCCAATTATGTCAGGATAAAGGTCTGAATACGGGGGATTGCGCGGGTTTCGGTATTGTGCCGATTATTGTAGGTAATAGCATTTCTGTTATTAAGATTGCTAATGCACTTTATGAAAAAGGTATTCAAGCGCAACCGATTATCTATCCTGCCGTCACCAAATCCCTCGCTAGAATTCGTTTTTTTATTAACTGCGCTCACAGTGATGAGCAGATCAGCTATACCGTTGATACCCTTTCAAAAATTATTAATACATTATCCTAG
- a CDS encoding glycosyltransferase, which translates to MIQFVNQSIYLLFGICFIIIVLSLINRVYILWLYNKASAIKEPVPKARYIDFPKVTVQLPIFNEMAVVQRLINNICKLDYPSDKLEIQVLDDSTDETKEIAQALCDQKRALGFNICHIHRENREGYKAGALQNGLQIANGEFIAIFDSDFLPEPDFLKKTIHYFTEDNIGWVQTRWAHLNENFSLLTQCIALVCDSLFRVENSSRSKLNHWGIFNGTAGVIRRSMIEQAGGWNWDTITEDSDLSYRALTMGWSYVTLADTTCPCELPPTVSSFIEQQIRWAKGNIQVVKKLSGKILATGAKISNKYDYISHLTSYFFCPAISIFSLLIMPHLLLNSPASLEKVSAATFVWGVVQGLITMSFGAIILFTFFKLGQRGQNKTNKYILFRTLIFMFMSIGLAPFISVAIFEGFFKKDREFVRTPKYDLTDDSKLAIKKVISSKRVRRTARVSVLMGIYVLTSVFICLFHNCNATLLFLPALIIFGTSYFYFGFLLAFPGQRIIKNIYEYRFPTKDKLESSLLV; encoded by the coding sequence ATGATTCAATTTGTAAACCAAAGTATCTATCTTCTCTTTGGAATATGTTTCATCATAATTGTACTGAGCTTGATTAACCGAGTGTATATTCTTTGGTTATATAATAAAGCTTCTGCTATTAAAGAACCTGTTCCGAAAGCCCGCTATATAGATTTCCCTAAAGTCACCGTACAATTGCCAATTTTCAACGAAATGGCCGTAGTGCAGCGATTAATTAATAACATCTGCAAGCTCGATTATCCGTCCGACAAACTTGAAATTCAGGTATTAGATGATTCAACGGATGAAACCAAAGAAATTGCCCAGGCGCTATGTGATCAAAAAAGAGCTTTAGGTTTTAATATTTGCCATATTCATCGTGAAAATCGTGAGGGCTATAAAGCCGGTGCTCTGCAAAACGGCTTACAAATTGCGAATGGCGAATTCATTGCAATCTTCGATTCTGACTTTTTGCCAGAACCCGATTTTTTGAAAAAGACAATTCATTACTTCACAGAGGATAACATTGGCTGGGTTCAAACCAGATGGGCGCATCTCAATGAAAATTTTTCACTGCTTACTCAATGCATTGCGCTAGTTTGTGACTCGTTGTTTAGAGTCGAAAATTCTTCACGCAGTAAGCTCAACCACTGGGGGATATTTAACGGCACTGCAGGCGTCATTCGTCGCAGTATGATCGAGCAAGCTGGCGGATGGAATTGGGATACGATTACTGAAGATAGTGACCTTAGTTATCGCGCTTTAACAATGGGCTGGAGTTATGTCACCCTTGCCGATACTACCTGTCCTTGTGAATTACCTCCCACTGTGTCTTCATTTATCGAGCAACAAATTCGATGGGCGAAAGGGAATATCCAGGTTGTAAAAAAACTATCGGGCAAAATATTGGCGACTGGGGCTAAGATTAGCAATAAATACGATTATATTTCGCATTTAACCAGTTATTTTTTCTGTCCTGCAATTAGCATTTTTTCATTATTAATTATGCCGCATTTGCTGTTGAATTCACCAGCTTCATTGGAAAAAGTCAGTGCTGCTACATTTGTTTGGGGTGTGGTGCAAGGTTTAATCACCATGTCGTTTGGCGCTATCATTTTGTTTACATTTTTTAAGTTAGGTCAAAGAGGGCAAAATAAAACGAATAAATATATTTTATTCCGCACGCTGATTTTTATGTTTATGTCGATTGGCTTGGCTCCTTTTATTAGTGTGGCTATATTCGAAGGATTTTTTAAGAAGGACAGAGAGTTTGTTCGCACGCCGAAATATGATCTTACCGACGACAGCAAGCTGGCGATAAAAAAAGTGATCTCCTCCAAAAGGGTTCGGAGGACCGCTCGCGTATCAGTGCTGATGGGCATATATGTGCTAACAAGTGTTTTTATTTGTTTGTTTCATAATTGCAATGCCACTTTACTATTCTTGCCCGCGCTAATAATATTTGGCACGTCTTACTTTTATTTTGGATTTCTCTTGGCGTTTCCAGGACAACGCATCATAAAGAATATTTATGAATACAGATTTCCAACTAAGGACAAATTAGAATCATCGCTATTGGTGTAA
- a CDS encoding mannose-1-phosphate guanylyltransferase/mannose-6-phosphate isomerase, with product MDTITPVVLAGGTGSRLWPLSRSSSPKQLLNIVGDHTLLQETLLRCNKISALPPIIIYNKEYHFQVTEQTKHIGINSAKFIIEPVARNTAPAIAFCALEARKKDENALLFVMPADHYLSFENENDFIEKVRTAESLANDNYLVTFGIVPKAPETGYGYIRLREGLLDQKAFKVAEFIEKPEKKLAELYYKEKNCLWNSGMFLFSASAYLAELQEHSPEIFAICSKSYEKQNEKSGVIYIHPSFSACPSLSIDYAVMEKTQSAVVIPVDAIWSDIGSWSSIYDLKTKNEDGNVIEGDVITEGTKGCYIKSSHRLVAAVGVEDCIIVETRDSILIARKDQSQEIKKIVERLTINNRVEASSHYNVYRPWGAYELLIDLPNYKVKRLIVKEGCSLSLQRHKYRSEHWVVVSGTATIINGDEHLVLYSSQSTYIPQGAKHRLSNFSNTLLEIIEVQIGEYLGEDDIERFDDLYGRNEEIMKDILE from the coding sequence ATGGATACTATAACACCCGTTGTGCTTGCGGGCGGGACAGGAAGTCGACTATGGCCGCTTTCTCGTTCTTCGTCACCCAAGCAACTTTTGAATATTGTGGGAGATCATACACTTCTGCAAGAAACTCTACTGCGTTGCAACAAAATTTCAGCCTTGCCGCCAATTATTATCTATAACAAAGAATATCATTTTCAGGTCACAGAACAGACAAAGCACATTGGCATTAACTCTGCAAAATTCATTATCGAACCTGTTGCCAGGAATACTGCCCCAGCGATTGCATTCTGCGCTCTTGAAGCGAGAAAGAAGGATGAAAATGCACTACTTTTTGTTATGCCCGCCGATCATTATCTTAGTTTTGAAAATGAGAATGACTTTATAGAGAAGGTGCGTACGGCTGAATCTTTAGCCAACGATAACTACTTGGTTACTTTTGGCATCGTGCCTAAAGCGCCGGAAACAGGTTATGGCTATATTCGGTTGCGCGAGGGGCTATTAGACCAGAAAGCATTCAAGGTAGCAGAGTTCATTGAAAAGCCTGAAAAGAAATTAGCTGAGCTCTATTATAAAGAAAAAAATTGTTTGTGGAACTCAGGTATGTTTTTGTTCAGTGCTAGTGCTTATCTGGCTGAGCTGCAAGAACATTCGCCTGAAATTTTTGCTATCTGCTCAAAAAGTTACGAAAAACAAAACGAAAAGTCGGGAGTGATTTATATTCATCCAAGCTTTTCTGCGTGCCCCTCTTTATCCATAGACTATGCGGTTATGGAGAAAACGCAATCAGCCGTCGTCATTCCCGTGGATGCTATTTGGTCAGATATAGGGTCATGGTCATCCATCTATGATCTAAAGACCAAAAATGAGGATGGCAATGTCATTGAGGGCGATGTAATAACGGAGGGGACGAAGGGTTGTTATATTAAGAGTTCCCACCGGCTTGTAGCTGCAGTAGGTGTGGAAGACTGTATTATTGTAGAAACACGAGACTCTATTTTAATAGCTCGCAAAGATCAGAGCCAAGAAATCAAAAAAATTGTAGAGCGCCTCACTATTAATAATAGAGTCGAGGCTTCATCACACTATAATGTCTATCGTCCTTGGGGCGCATATGAATTGCTGATTGACCTCCCTAACTACAAGGTAAAACGGCTGATAGTAAAGGAGGGTTGCAGTTTGTCGCTACAGCGTCATAAATATCGTTCAGAACATTGGGTTGTAGTAAGCGGAACTGCCACTATCATTAATGGAGATGAGCACCTCGTGCTTTATTCTTCGCAATCGACCTATATTCCTCAGGGAGCCAAGCATAGGCTTTCCAACTTTTCTAATACCCTTTTAGAAATCATAGAAGTACAGATTGGAGAATATCTGGGCGAGGATGATATCGAACGTTTTGACGACTTGTATGGCCGTAATGAAGAAATTATGAAGGATATTTTGGAGTAA